GAGTGTCTGGAAAAGACGCGGTATGTGTCTCCTCTGCGAAAGGCACTGGATCGTCATCGGTACGAGCATGTACTAGGTGCTAGTCCGAATCATCATAGCCATGAGTCTGGACTTGGCCCTGAGGGTCTTGGTCATCGTCTACAAGATTACGGGCACCAGATCCTCGATGCGCACGCGAATGCGATTCCGGGCGTAACCCGGccggaggagggagaggaacaAACGCCAGACCCGTCGATCTATTCCGGATCTACTGGGGTTCCGATGGACAACCTCTCACCTGCGCAACAGGCTCTAACCCGTTCCTACGCCGACCTTGAACGACAGCGTGAAAACGATCGCTACCAGGAGTACCTGAACGAAGAGGACAGCGAGAAAGTACCAAGAGCATTCGACCTAGGCTGGCGGCGAaacctcctccatctcttcGGTGACCGGCCTCTTCTTTGGCCCGTACCAGTATGCAACACCACCGGCGATGGCTGGCACTGGGAACCAAGCCCCAAATTCCTCGAAGCCCGCGACCGCATCCGCCAGCAGCGCGAACAAGACCAGGTTGAGCAGCAAAAATACCAACGGGATCTGTATCTGCGGAACATGAACAATAGCCAGGGGTGGCTGGGTAGAAGTGGAACAATGCCAGAAGAGCCTGAACGGCCTGCTACGGGTGTCTCGATGAAGACGCTGGCTCCTATGTCACCGCGCCCGAGACCGGGGGACAGCGACTATGAAGATGacgttgaggaggaggaccATCATCTGCTGAATCGGGATAGCAATAATGTacctggtggtggtggtgccagGCGGCCGAAAACAGCGCCGAAACGATATCGGCAGAGTAATAGTGCGTCTGACGAATGGCGGGATTGGGATTGATTATTACATTTCATCTATATTTTATGTTTTGATACCTAGTTATTGCATAGCATGGAGTAATTGTATTGGTTGTACCCCTGTACTTCTACCCCAGTATATCTCACTTCCAAAAACGTCATCCGCAACCGCGACTTGGCCTTATCTACTCCAACACCACTCCAACTTCTCTCAACAACCACCAAACCACCACCTATCAAAACCCATAAAAAACCACAAAAAATGTCCTCCTCAACCCGCCGCCTCCTAAAAGAAACAACCGACCTCCAAAAAAACCCCTCCCCCCATTTCACCGCCGCCCCCATCTCTGACTCCTCTCTCCACGACTGGCACTTCACCCTAACCGGCCCCCCCGCCCCATCCCCCTTCAGCACCGGAATCTACCACGGCCGCATAACCTTTCCACCAACCTACCCCCTCCGCCCACCTAGTTTCCGCTTCCTAACACCCTCGGGCCGCTTCGAAGTCAACCGCGAGATTTGTCTGAGTATCTCGGGGCACCATGAGGAATCTTGGCAGCCGGCGTGGGGAGTGAGGACGGCGCTCTTGGCAATTCGGAGTTATATGGATATTGATGCGAAAGGGCAGGTTGG
The sequence above is a segment of the Aspergillus chevalieri M1 DNA, chromosome 6, nearly complete sequence genome. Coding sequences within it:
- the PFA3 gene encoding DHHC family palmitoyltransferase (COG:O;~EggNog:ENOG410PH9G;~InterPro:IPR001594;~PFAM:PF01529;~TransMembrane:4 (i29-51o71-92i175-198o210-236i);~go_function: GO:0016409 - palmitoyltransferase activity [Evidence IEA]), translating into MATLAGSPPSSPSLPKRRPKAWALRCERYCCAALSSFPLAFVYSLTTWAVYVEASIGFRPSSNRWIGAPTSLLGILLYICLNASYSVAVFTNPGSTLTNNSRGRHEYSALPVTELPEYTAYTVSSTGSSRFCKKCQTPKPDRAHHCSTCKRCVLKMDHHCPWLATCVGLYNYKAFLLFLIYTSLFCWVDFAVAVAWTWSEVFGDTQNMEAILPVNVILLAILGGVIGLVLTGFTGWHISLAVRGMTTIECLEKTRYVSPLRKALDRHRYEHVLGASPNHHSHESGLGPEGLGHRLQDYGHQILDAHANAIPGVTRPEEGEEQTPDPSIYSGSTGVPMDNLSPAQQALTRSYADLERQRENDRYQEYLNEEDSEKVPRAFDLGWRRNLLHLFGDRPLLWPVPVCNTTGDGWHWEPSPKFLEARDRIRQQREQDQVEQQKYQRDLYLRNMNNSQGWLGRSGTMPEEPERPATGVSMKTLAPMSPRPRPGDSDYEDDVEEEDHHLLNRDSNNVPGGGGARRPKTAPKRYRQSNSASDEWRDWD